One window of Aliarcobacter lanthieri genomic DNA carries:
- a CDS encoding TonB-dependent receptor codes for MKPIEDLTTYATYIEALENGSTVSSKYNNYNEVFSPYISKQYEIGAKYNVNKNLLLSTAIFRIEKANSYEDKTTTPLPTLTQDGLLIHEGIELLATGKVTDRLTVSGGVTYLKPTIEKATNKALQGKEATGTASEMVKIFLEYRLPIEAKIFLAGGVYYTGSAWQDSANTSKIPSYTLYDASLRYETKLDGYDTIFRINVANLTDENYWVSANSLGTPRIVSFSATVKF; via the coding sequence ATTAAACCAATAGAAGATTTAACCACTTATGCTACTTATATAGAAGCTTTAGAAAATGGTTCAACTGTTAGTTCAAAATATAATAATTATAATGAAGTTTTTTCACCCTATATAAGTAAACAATATGAAATAGGGGCAAAGTATAATGTAAATAAAAACTTACTTTTGAGTACTGCAATATTTAGAATTGAAAAAGCTAATTCTTATGAGGATAAAACTACAACACCTCTTCCAACACTTACTCAAGATGGGCTTTTAATACATGAAGGAATTGAACTTCTTGCAACTGGAAAAGTAACAGATAGATTAACAGTCTCAGGTGGAGTTACATATTTAAAACCAACTATTGAAAAAGCTACAAATAAAGCTTTACAAGGTAAAGAAGCAACTGGAACTGCATCTGAAATGGTAAAAATATTTTTAGAATATAGGCTTCCAATAGAAGCAAAAATATTTTTAGCAGGAGGTGTTTATTATACGGGTTCTGCTTGGCAAGATAGTGCAAATACGTCTAAAATTCCTTCTTATACTTTGTATGATGCAAGTTTAAGATATGAAACAAAACTTGATGGATATGACACTATTTTTAGAATAAATGTAGCAAATCTTACAGATGAAAATTATTGGGTGAGTGCAAACTCTTTAGGAACACCAAGAATAGTAAGTTTTTCTGCAACTGTTAAGTTCTAA
- a CDS encoding ribonuclease HI, whose protein sequence is MKKIKIFIDSSVNPQQKIGFGAFLEVSDDDLLIDNLKKIIKIKKFDDTSSTKLELQTLLWTLDEICQIDENTQIEVYTDCQNIIGLQSRREKFELNDYKTSTGKTINNHEIYKLFFQKIDKLNIDFIKVKGHKKNSLKDKIDTIFNLVDKASRNALRENISI, encoded by the coding sequence ATGAAAAAAATCAAGATATTTATCGATTCAAGTGTAAATCCACAGCAAAAAATAGGATTTGGAGCTTTTTTAGAAGTTTCTGATGATGATTTGTTGATTGATAATTTAAAGAAAATTATAAAAATAAAAAAATTTGATGATACAAGTTCCACAAAACTTGAACTTCAAACTTTACTTTGGACTTTAGATGAGATTTGTCAAATAGATGAAAATACTCAAATAGAAGTTTATACAGATTGCCAAAATATAATAGGCTTACAAAGTAGAAGAGAAAAGTTTGAATTAAATGATTATAAAACTTCAACTGGCAAAACTATAAATAATCATGAGATATATAAACTATTCTTTCAAAAAATAGATAAGTTAAATATTGATTTTATAAAAGTAAAAGGGCATAAGAAAAATAGTTTAAAAGATAAAATTGATACTATTTTTAACCTTGTAGATAAAGCTTCAAGAAATGCTTTGAGAGAGAATATAAGTATTTAA
- a CDS encoding bifunctional helix-turn-helix domain-containing protein/methylated-DNA--[protein]-cysteine S-methyltransferase → MPTLDKTYKQIEKAIKYIDENFKSHPSVDEVAQNIGMSKYHFIRVFKEYVGVTPQQFLHCVTLNYAKEHIKESKSILDSSLDIGLSSTSRLHELFVNLIGVTPREWKEKGKDVQITYGFGQTPFGEALIGFTDKGICYLGFIDNNKEDIFQRFNELWENANLIFNQRLANEYLENIFIKNKKYPLLVKGTNLQINVWKALLNLPNGIVATYSDIANYLDKPKAVRAIASAIGQNHIGYLIPCHRVIAKSGAMSGYRWGIERKKILIAYESIKESNKSE, encoded by the coding sequence ATGCCTACACTAGATAAAACTTATAAACAGATAGAAAAGGCTATAAAATACATAGATGAGAACTTCAAATCACATCCAAGTGTTGATGAAGTAGCCCAAAATATCGGTATGAGTAAATACCATTTTATAAGAGTTTTTAAAGAGTATGTAGGTGTTACTCCTCAGCAGTTTTTACACTGCGTAACTCTAAACTATGCAAAAGAGCATATAAAAGAATCCAAATCCATTCTAGATAGTAGTTTGGATATTGGACTATCTAGCACTAGCAGACTTCATGAACTTTTTGTAAATTTAATAGGTGTTACTCCAAGAGAATGGAAAGAAAAAGGTAAAGATGTACAAATAACTTATGGTTTTGGACAAACTCCTTTTGGTGAAGCTTTGATTGGATTTACTGATAAAGGTATATGTTATCTAGGTTTTATAGATAATAATAAAGAAGATATTTTCCAAAGATTTAATGAACTTTGGGAAAATGCAAATTTAATTTTTAATCAAAGATTGGCAAATGAGTACTTGGAAAATATCTTTATAAAAAATAAGAAATATCCACTTTTAGTAAAAGGGACAAATCTTCAAATAAATGTTTGGAAAGCACTCTTAAATCTACCAAATGGAATAGTTGCAACATATAGTGATATTGCTAATTATCTTGATAAACCAAAAGCTGTAAGGGCTATTGCAAGTGCAATAGGACAAAATCATATAGGATACTTAATACCTTGCCATAGAGTAATAGCAAAGAGTGGAGCTATGAGTGGTTATAGATGGGGCATTGAGCGTAAAAAAATCTTAATAGCTTATGAGTCTATAAAAGAAAGTAATAAAAGTGAATAA
- a CDS encoding pyridoxamine 5'-phosphate oxidase family protein — translation MRHRTKTHLLTKDEIDELLLRSEVGRLGTISEDGFPYILPMHYVYFDNKIYMHGLPKGKKIDNVKFNQNVCFEVDEMIGLLYEGVENPCDVNTEFNSVIIEGKASLLSEFDEKYRALSQIVSKFTPHLVGRELPEKMVKGTAVIKIDILNCVGRYYK, via the coding sequence ATGAGACATCGAACAAAAACACATTTATTAACTAAAGATGAAATAGATGAATTACTTTTGAGATCTGAAGTTGGAAGATTGGGAACTATTAGTGAAGATGGATTTCCTTATATTTTACCAATGCATTATGTATATTTTGATAATAAAATATATATGCATGGACTTCCAAAAGGTAAAAAAATAGATAATGTAAAATTTAATCAAAATGTATGTTTTGAAGTAGATGAAATGATAGGTTTACTTTATGAAGGAGTTGAAAATCCTTGTGATGTTAATACAGAATTCAATAGTGTTATTATAGAAGGTAAAGCTTCTTTGCTTAGTGAGTTTGATGAAAAGTATAGAGCCTTGAGTCAAATAGTATCTAAATTTACACCACATTTAGTAGGTAGAGAACTACCAGAAAAAATGGTAAAAGGAACAGCTGTAATAAAGATTGATATTTTAAATTGTGTAGGAAGATATTATAAATAA
- a CDS encoding benzoate/H(+) symporter BenE family transporter, protein MSKKTSAIPPIIAGLISVIVNYGGTFILIFQAAQMAGLSPEQTASWVWSISIGVGITGILLSWYTKEPIITAWSTPAAAFLVTAIVSISYAEAIGAYILSALAFFILGVTGYFGKLIKLIPISVASALLAGILLQFGISAFLNMTINPILAISMFFVYILAKRVSPRYAIVSVLVFGFIFLLLQSQIDFAGFELKLAAPVFTEPAFSLNATLSIALPLFLITLTGQYMPGLLILQNDGFKTSAKPILATTGLGSIIMAPFGSHAFCLSSITSAICTGKESHEDPSKRWIAGVAAGVFYILVGIFGVTLAALFSAFPATFISTLAGLALISTIAGSLSNAMSEVSTREAAMITFLATAANINIFGIGGAFWGLVLGLISYFILNIKFKKN, encoded by the coding sequence ATGAGTAAAAAAACATCTGCTATTCCACCAATAATTGCTGGTTTAATTTCAGTTATTGTTAATTATGGTGGAACTTTTATTTTAATCTTCCAAGCTGCACAAATGGCTGGACTAAGTCCAGAACAGACAGCTTCATGGGTTTGGTCAATTTCTATTGGAGTAGGAATCACAGGGATATTACTTAGTTGGTATACAAAAGAACCTATTATCACAGCTTGGAGTACTCCAGCAGCTGCATTTTTGGTAACTGCTATTGTATCTATTTCTTATGCTGAAGCCATAGGTGCATATATACTCTCTGCTTTAGCATTTTTTATTTTGGGGGTTACTGGATATTTTGGAAAGCTAATAAAACTAATCCCTATTAGTGTAGCTTCAGCTTTACTTGCAGGGATTTTATTGCAGTTTGGTATCTCTGCTTTTTTAAATATGACAATAAATCCAATATTGGCTATTTCAATGTTTTTTGTATATATTTTAGCAAAAAGGGTTTCTCCTAGGTATGCTATTGTTTCTGTTTTAGTTTTTGGATTTATCTTTTTACTTCTTCAATCACAAATAGATTTTGCAGGGTTTGAACTAAAATTAGCAGCTCCAGTTTTCACAGAACCAGCTTTTTCACTCAATGCAACTTTGAGTATAGCTTTACCACTATTTTTAATTACACTAACTGGGCAATATATGCCAGGGCTTTTAATACTTCAAAATGATGGATTTAAAACAAGTGCAAAACCTATTCTTGCAACTACTGGTTTAGGTTCAATAATAATGGCTCCTTTTGGTTCTCATGCTTTTTGTTTGTCATCTATTACATCTGCTATTTGTACAGGAAAAGAGTCACATGAAGATCCTTCTAAAAGATGGATTGCAGGAGTTGCAGCTGGAGTATTTTATATTTTGGTTGGTATTTTTGGAGTTACTTTGGCTGCACTTTTTTCAGCTTTTCCAGCAACATTTATTAGTACTTTAGCTGGGCTTGCACTAATAAGTACAATAGCAGGAAGCCTTTCAAATGCAATGAGTGAAGTAAGTACAAGAGAAGCTGCTATGATTACATTTTTAGCAACTGCTGCAAATATCAATATTTTTGGTATTGGTGGTGCATTTTGGGGTCTTGTTTTAGGATTAATCTCTTATTTTATTCTAAATATTAAATTTAAAAAGAATTAA
- a CDS encoding serine hydroxymethyltransferase: MNYITNANLKEADNEVFAIIEDELKRQTNHLEMIASENFTSPAVMEAMGSVFTNKYAEGYPYKRYYGGCEQADKVEQLAIDRACKIFDCKFVNVQPHSGSQANGAVYAALLKAGDRILGMDLSHGGHLTHGSKPSFSGQNYSAFYYGVELDGRINYDKVAEIAKTVQPKIIVCGASAYAREIDFKRFREIADSVGAILFADIAHIAGLVAAGEHQSPFPHAHIVTTTTHKTLRGPRGGIIMTNDEEIAKKINSAIFPGLQGGPLVHVIAAKAVAFKEILDPKWKDYAKQVKANARVLGEVLTKRGYDIVSGGTDNHLVLVSFLNKPFSGKDADAALGDAGITVNKNTVPGETRSPFITSGIRIGSPALTARGMKEKEFEIIANKICDVLDNIEDKELHKKINKEMEELASNFVIYTKSTY, encoded by the coding sequence ATGAATTACATAACAAACGCGAATTTAAAAGAAGCAGATAACGAAGTTTTTGCAATAATAGAAGATGAGTTAAAAAGACAAACAAATCATCTTGAAATGATTGCTAGTGAAAACTTTACAAGCCCAGCTGTAATGGAAGCTATGGGAAGTGTATTTACAAATAAATATGCAGAAGGTTATCCTTATAAAAGATATTATGGTGGTTGTGAACAAGCTGATAAAGTAGAACAACTTGCTATTGATAGAGCTTGTAAAATTTTTGATTGTAAATTTGTAAATGTTCAACCACACTCTGGAAGTCAAGCAAATGGTGCAGTTTATGCAGCATTACTTAAAGCTGGTGATAGAATTTTAGGTATGGATTTATCTCATGGTGGACATTTAACTCACGGAAGTAAACCAAGTTTCTCAGGACAAAATTATTCAGCATTTTATTATGGTGTTGAACTTGATGGTAGAATTAACTATGATAAAGTTGCTGAAATTGCAAAAACTGTTCAACCAAAAATTATTGTTTGTGGTGCAAGTGCTTATGCAAGAGAGATTGATTTTAAAAGATTTAGGGAAATAGCTGATAGTGTTGGTGCTATTTTATTTGCTGATATTGCTCATATTGCAGGTCTTGTTGCAGCTGGTGAACACCAAAGTCCATTCCCACACGCTCATATCGTAACTACTACTACACATAAGACTTTAAGAGGTCCAAGAGGTGGTATAATTATGACAAATGATGAAGAAATAGCTAAAAAAATCAACTCTGCTATTTTCCCAGGATTACAAGGTGGACCTTTAGTTCATGTAATTGCAGCTAAAGCTGTAGCATTTAAAGAGATCTTAGATCCAAAATGGAAAGATTATGCAAAACAAGTAAAAGCAAATGCTAGAGTACTAGGAGAAGTTCTTACAAAAAGAGGATATGATATTGTTTCAGGTGGAACAGATAATCACTTAGTATTAGTAAGCTTCTTAAATAAACCATTTAGTGGTAAAGATGCTGATGCAGCTTTAGGAGATGCAGGTATCACTGTAAATAAAAATACAGTTCCTGGTGAAACAAGAAGTCCATTCATAACTTCAGGTATTAGAATAGGAAGTCCTGCTTTAACTGCTAGAGGAATGAAAGAAAAAGAGTTTGAGATTATTGCAAATAAAATTTGTGATGTATTAGACAATATAGAAGATAAAGAGTTGCATAAAAAAATCAATAAAGAGATGGAAGAACTTGCATCTAACTTTGTGATTTATACTAAATCTACTTATTAA
- a CDS encoding YcaO-like family protein: MNIVSKDAPVEVSISKMKKILDDFGYKVKLSKEKNPVKNSFSINLSFEGANNYIFSNGKGSMLDSCLASAYGEFIERLQTNLYFNDFYLEDRKFFPDQKEFSIDEDFFPDELKKQYDTKDFENEDFLDFNSNNFDKIISIPFINQNTKQEVYFPTSLLSNLFASNGLSTGNTQNEAKVQALCEIFERYVKLKVIKEGLALPEFPKEIIENFPKIKDDIKSLEDQGFKLKVYDSSLGGVFPVTAIAFINPKNNTLFLSFGSHPILEVSIERTLTELLQGRELNELDSFEKPSFDMREISSSSNLESHFVDSNAKVGIQFLSSKKSYSYTPWQFNIEKSSEQFILLKEILDKQNKTIYLREYDYLGFYSCQMIVPNFSEIYPLEDMIYNNKNQGKLIRDFILNKDAYDLEDLLTQIDGYDDSVNVGAFIGVIFKEDFSLFEFKADILIKLKEYEEAIFNLEQTNKNFNYLLSQLLRMYQNKLNLEDYIEALDDIFSKKDIEKALKIIEGKSSLINLEFAIEYKNILALFDSKKEKF, encoded by the coding sequence ATGAATATAGTATCAAAAGATGCACCAGTAGAAGTTTCAATATCAAAAATGAAAAAAATATTAGATGATTTTGGATATAAAGTAAAACTCTCAAAAGAAAAAAATCCAGTAAAAAATAGTTTTTCTATAAACCTAAGCTTTGAAGGAGCGAATAATTATATATTCTCTAATGGAAAAGGCTCAATGTTGGACTCATGTTTAGCTAGTGCTTATGGAGAATTTATAGAAAGACTACAAACAAATCTATATTTTAATGATTTTTATTTAGAAGATAGAAAGTTTTTCCCTGATCAAAAAGAGTTCAGTATTGATGAAGATTTTTTTCCTGATGAATTAAAAAAACAATATGATACAAAAGATTTTGAAAATGAAGATTTTTTGGACTTTAATTCAAATAATTTTGATAAAATCATTTCTATACCATTTATAAATCAAAATACTAAACAAGAAGTATATTTTCCAACAAGTCTTTTATCAAATCTTTTTGCAAGTAATGGATTATCTACAGGAAATACACAAAATGAAGCAAAAGTTCAAGCTCTTTGTGAAATTTTTGAACGATATGTAAAACTAAAAGTTATAAAAGAAGGTTTAGCTTTACCAGAATTTCCAAAAGAAATAATAGAAAACTTTCCAAAAATAAAAGACGATATAAAATCTTTAGAAGATCAAGGTTTTAAATTAAAAGTTTATGATTCTTCTTTAGGTGGAGTTTTTCCAGTAACTGCAATAGCTTTTATAAATCCAAAAAATAATACACTTTTTTTATCTTTTGGAAGCCACCCTATTTTAGAAGTATCAATTGAAAGAACTTTGACTGAACTATTACAAGGTAGAGAATTAAACGAACTTGATAGCTTTGAAAAACCATCATTTGATATGAGAGAGATAAGCTCATCATCAAATTTAGAATCACATTTTGTAGACTCAAATGCAAAAGTAGGAATACAATTTTTAAGTTCAAAAAAATCGTATTCATATACTCCTTGGCAATTTAATATAGAAAAAAGTAGTGAGCAATTTATACTTTTAAAAGAGATTTTAGATAAACAAAATAAAACTATATATTTAAGAGAATATGATTATTTAGGCTTTTACTCTTGTCAAATGATAGTTCCAAATTTTTCAGAAATATATCCACTTGAAGATATGATTTATAACAATAAGAATCAAGGAAAACTAATAAGAGATTTTATTTTAAATAAAGATGCTTATGATTTAGAAGATTTATTAACTCAAATTGATGGTTATGATGATTCTGTAAATGTTGGAGCATTTATTGGTGTTATTTTTAAAGAAGACTTTTCTCTTTTTGAATTTAAAGCTGATATTTTAATAAAACTAAAAGAGTATGAAGAAGCTATTTTTAATTTAGAACAAACAAATAAAAATTTTAACTATCTTTTATCACAACTTCTAAGAATGTACCAAAATAAGCTAAATTTAGAAGATTATATCGAGGCACTTGATGATATCTTTAGTAAAAAAGATATTGAAAAAGCATTAAAAATCATAGAAGGTAAAAGTTCTTTAATAAACTTAGAGTTTGCAATTGAATATAAAAATATATTAGCTTTATTTGATTCTAAAAAAGAGAAATTTTAA
- a CDS encoding TonB-dependent siderophore receptor, with amino-acid sequence MNSLNKVLETEELKAVEEEGIIYIIDKPKAVNGFSKTTVIDTISVNESYKNGSAESGYLVEDVKTLGVWGNLSLQDTPYSMNVMSAELLENMGVTDIKGVTRANPVLQDRGYQDIYGGMDANIRGFRSYNTLIDGSPVASFSVAPNEEADRIEVISGFSGFLYGGGNVGGAVNYVLKRPTPKQMNKITVGNNGGENHYTSFDSGGPINDNWGYRISGIYQDGETSQENRKEEKKVITAAVDFKVTDDLLLQIFASHRDTLTTGQRPIWLITGNMPSAYNTSKSYTPEWGWMDNESDKVELSAKYNFSENWSLRTAYIYQTSEYENQQFINKVNTNTNTYTRSIYFQTPNNYKDSGGYVYLDGNFYTGFINHNLTMGASVHQRNQNITNPSRITYNDPNIYNNVNAFNTMNKVAYTQPNTKYRSNESLKKNIVLGDNISFNEQLSALIGVNLAYLKSDSFNVNGSRTSGYDDNALTPTISLIY; translated from the coding sequence ATAAACAGTTTAAATAAAGTCTTAGAAACTGAAGAATTAAAAGCAGTAGAAGAAGAGGGGATAATATATATAATAGATAAACCAAAAGCAGTAAATGGTTTTTCAAAAACAACAGTTATAGATACAATTTCTGTAAATGAAAGCTATAAAAATGGAAGTGCTGAATCAGGATATTTAGTAGAAGATGTAAAAACTCTAGGAGTTTGGGGAAATTTATCTCTTCAAGATACTCCATATTCAATGAATGTTATGTCTGCTGAACTCTTGGAAAATATGGGAGTTACAGATATAAAAGGTGTTACAAGAGCAAATCCAGTTTTACAAGATAGAGGTTATCAAGATATTTATGGTGGAATGGATGCAAATATTAGAGGATTTAGAAGTTACAATACTTTAATTGATGGTTCTCCAGTTGCTTCTTTTAGTGTTGCACCAAATGAAGAAGCAGATAGAATTGAAGTTATAAGTGGTTTTAGTGGATTTTTATATGGTGGTGGAAATGTTGGAGGTGCTGTTAATTATGTACTTAAAAGACCAACTCCAAAGCAAATGAATAAAATCACAGTTGGAAATAATGGAGGAGAAAATCACTATACATCTTTTGATAGTGGTGGACCTATAAATGATAACTGGGGATATAGAATAAGTGGTATTTATCAAGATGGAGAAACATCTCAAGAAAATAGAAAAGAAGAAAAAAAAGTAATAACAGCAGCAGTTGATTTTAAAGTAACAGATGATTTACTACTTCAAATATTTGCATCTCATAGAGATACTCTTACAACAGGGCAAAGACCAATTTGGTTGATTACTGGAAATATGCCATCAGCTTATAATACAAGTAAAAGTTATACTCCTGAGTGGGGATGGATGGATAATGAAAGTGATAAGGTAGAATTAAGTGCAAAATATAATTTTTCAGAAAATTGGAGTTTAAGAACAGCATATATTTATCAAACTTCAGAATATGAAAATCAACAATTTATTAATAAAGTAAATACTAATACGAATACATATACAAGAAGTATCTATTTTCAAACGCCAAATAATTATAAAGATAGTGGAGGATATGTTTATTTAGATGGCAATTTTTATACTGGATTTATTAATCACAATTTAACAATGGGTGCATCAGTACATCAAAGAAATCAGAATATAACTAATCCATCAAGAATAACTTATAATGACCCAAATATTTATAATAATGTAAATGCTTTTAATACTATGAATAAAGTTGCATATACTCAACCTAATACAAAATATAGAAGTAATGAATCATTAAAGAAAAATATTGTTTTAGGTGATAATATATCTTTTAATGAGCAATTAAGTGCATTAATAGGAGTTAATTTAGCTTATTTGAAAAGTGATAGTTTTAATGTTAATGGTTCAAGAACATCAGGATATGATGATAATGCTTTAACTCCAACTATATCTTTGATATATTAA
- a CDS encoding DUF6172 family protein: MKKVFKLIVENKSIDRQVDSIKNEIRKYIKREKSKKLPEEFNFWQFECKAGKSQDEANNIEFQDVIKYVDFASSQNFDSFYLEIIAKAVFKEKKQQLEDENLEEK; the protein is encoded by the coding sequence ATGAAAAAAGTTTTTAAATTAATTGTGGAAAATAAGTCTATAGATAGACAAGTTGATTCAATTAAAAATGAGATTAGAAAATACATAAAAAGAGAAAAAAGTAAAAAACTTCCTGAAGAGTTTAATTTTTGGCAATTTGAGTGTAAAGCTGGTAAATCTCAAGATGAAGCAAATAATATCGAATTTCAAGATGTTATTAAGTATGTTGATTTTGCATCTTCGCAAAATTTTGATAGTTTTTACTTAGAAATTATTGCAAAAGCAGTTTTTAAAGAGAAAAAACAACAATTGGAAGATGAAAATTTAGAAGAAAAATAG
- a CDS encoding endonuclease III domain-containing protein, which produces MNKIFTIYKKLYETYGPQGWWPFINYQGKNSQKQGNNDGYHILDYSFPRDENEVFEVCLGSILTQNTTFTSVVKSLNNLNDLGCLNYKKIKDLPIEKLKELIKPSGYNNQKANYILNFIEFFENLNSKIPTREELLAIKGIGFETADSILLYGYNQAEFKVDAYTKRLLVHNKLLDEKVKYNDIKYFMEEELKKVIKNKKELVITYQEYHALIVQHSKLYYSKQPYGNGCFLDIV; this is translated from the coding sequence GTGAATAAAATATTCACTATTTATAAAAAACTTTATGAAACTTATGGTCCTCAAGGTTGGTGGCCGTTTATAAACTATCAAGGTAAAAATAGTCAAAAACAAGGCAATAATGACGGATATCATATTTTAGACTATAGTTTTCCAAGAGATGAAAATGAAGTTTTTGAAGTATGTTTAGGCTCAATTTTGACTCAGAATACTACTTTTACTTCCGTTGTCAAATCTTTAAATAACTTAAATGATTTAGGTTGTCTAAACTACAAAAAAATCAAAGATTTACCAATAGAAAAATTAAAAGAACTTATAAAACCATCTGGATATAACAATCAAAAAGCAAATTATATTTTAAATTTCATAGAGTTTTTTGAAAATTTAAATAGCAAAATTCCTACAAGAGAAGAGCTTTTAGCTATAAAAGGAATAGGATTTGAAACTGCTGATAGTATATTGTTATATGGATATAACCAAGCAGAGTTTAAAGTAGATGCTTATACAAAAAGATTGCTAGTACATAATAAACTGTTAGATGAAAAAGTAAAATACAACGATATAAAATATTTTATGGAAGAAGAACTAAAGAAAGTGATAAAAAATAAAAAAGAGTTAGTTATAACTTATCAAGAATATCATGCTTTGATAGTTCAACATTCAAAATTATACTATTCAAAACAACCTTATGGAAATGGATGTTTTTTAGATATAGTTTAA
- a CDS encoding CNNM domain-containing protein, translating to MTLLFLYLFLALFFSSLCSILEATVLSSTPSYIESMDKNSYSEKSIGLVKEMKGDIDKSISAILTLNTFAHTMGAAGVGAQAAIVFGEKWQSLVAFILTLLVLYITEIYPKTYAALYWKRFLVPTAYIISFLIKVTYPFIWFGTKITNYIQKNKKEETNFSKDEIMALVNLSEKEGSIQSKESDFIENLFELKSIKAEEIMTPRSVVFALNAQTTVKEAIENDKLYVYSRIPVFNETIDNIVGVVFNQTVLEQRVKKKKNKTLEDIMVPVHKVPESLSISVLLDLFIRRKTHLFIVQDNYGQTSGIVTLEDALETLLGVEIVDEMDEVTDMQELAKDKFRKFQHKT from the coding sequence ATGACATTATTATTTTTATATTTATTCTTAGCACTATTTTTCTCATCACTTTGTTCTATTTTAGAAGCAACTGTTTTATCTTCTACTCCTTCTTATATTGAGAGTATGGATAAAAATAGTTATAGTGAAAAAAGTATAGGCTTAGTAAAAGAGATGAAAGGAGATATTGATAAGTCAATATCTGCAATTTTAACTTTAAATACTTTTGCACACACTATGGGAGCAGCTGGAGTTGGAGCACAAGCTGCTATCGTTTTTGGTGAAAAGTGGCAAAGTTTAGTTGCTTTTATACTTACTTTATTAGTTTTATATATTACTGAGATATATCCAAAAACTTATGCTGCTTTATATTGGAAAAGATTTTTAGTTCCAACTGCTTATATAATATCATTTTTGATAAAAGTAACATATCCATTTATTTGGTTTGGTACAAAGATTACAAACTATATTCAAAAAAATAAAAAAGAAGAAACAAACTTTTCAAAAGATGAAATTATGGCTTTAGTAAATCTTAGTGAAAAAGAGGGAAGTATTCAATCAAAAGAGAGTGATTTTATAGAAAACCTTTTTGAACTAAAAAGTATAAAAGCAGAGGAAATTATGACTCCAAGAAGTGTGGTTTTTGCACTTAATGCTCAAACAACTGTAAAAGAGGCAATAGAAAATGATAAACTTTATGTTTATTCTAGAATTCCAGTTTTCAATGAAACAATAGATAATATTGTAGGGGTAGTATTTAACCAAACTGTTTTAGAGCAAAGAGTAAAAAAGAAAAAGAATAAAACTTTAGAAGATATTATGGTACCTGTACATAAAGTTCCAGAAAGTTTATCTATTTCTGTATTACTTGATTTGTTTATAAGAAGAAAAACTCATCTTTTTATTGTTCAAGATAATTATGGACAAACAAGTGGTATTGTAACACTTGAAGATGCCTTAGAAACTCTTTTAGGAGTTGAAATAGTAGATGAAATGGATGAAGTTACTGATATGCAAGAGTTAGCAAAAGATAAATTTAGGAAGTTTCAACATAAAACTTAA